One genomic window of Halovivax cerinus includes the following:
- a CDS encoding SDR family NAD(P)-dependent oxidoreductase yields MHEPDFGVAGKTAIVTGASRGIGRSIAGTLAAGGANVTICSRSMDRIGPVAEAIDTETGAGSALAVECDVRDREAVEALVDETVDAFGDVDILVNNAGGEFVAPFEDISQNGWETILDLNLTSVVHCSQLAGAVMRESDGGVIVNLSSVNGQHAAPGESHYGAAKAAIIRLTETLAAEWAGDGVRVNCVAPGLVQTPGVAETLGVQSDDMPAREETDRRIGHAEEIADIVQFLVSPAASFVTGETITAKGVPPVGNVMSPEELGLDS; encoded by the coding sequence ATGCACGAGCCTGACTTCGGCGTGGCGGGCAAGACCGCCATCGTCACGGGTGCGAGTCGGGGAATCGGACGATCGATCGCGGGGACGCTCGCGGCCGGCGGCGCGAACGTCACGATCTGTTCGCGGTCGATGGATCGGATTGGGCCGGTAGCGGAGGCCATCGATACCGAAACGGGAGCCGGATCGGCCCTCGCCGTCGAGTGCGACGTCCGGGATCGAGAGGCGGTCGAGGCCCTCGTCGACGAGACGGTCGACGCGTTCGGTGACGTCGATATTCTCGTGAACAACGCCGGCGGGGAGTTCGTCGCCCCCTTCGAGGACATCTCGCAGAACGGCTGGGAGACGATTCTGGACCTCAACCTGACGAGCGTCGTCCACTGCTCGCAGCTCGCCGGCGCGGTCATGCGCGAGAGCGACGGCGGCGTGATCGTCAATCTCTCGAGCGTGAACGGTCAGCACGCCGCGCCCGGTGAGAGCCACTACGGTGCGGCGAAAGCGGCGATCATCCGCCTGACTGAGACGCTCGCTGCGGAGTGGGCCGGCGACGGTGTCCGGGTCAACTGCGTCGCACCCGGACTGGTCCAGACACCCGGCGTCGCCGAGACCCTCGGCGTCCAGAGCGACGATATGCCCGCGCGCGAGGAGACGGACCGACGCATCGGCCACGCCGAGGAGATCGCCGACATCGTCCAGTTCCTCGTCAGCCCCGCCGCCTCGTTCGTCACCGGCGAGACGATCACCGCGAAGGGCGTTCCGCCAGTGGGTAACGTCATGTCGCCCGAGGAACTGGGTCTCGACAGCTGA
- a CDS encoding asparaginase has translation MNVTVLATGGTIASTAGDDASGASPTKRGRELVEAVPPLSDLADLTVEDVVQAPSYEMDAESLEAIGERVRDLDADPSVDAVVVTHGTDTMEETAYYVDIVVQPKTPVVLTGAQRRPDEVSADGPSNLLTAVRAARAFRDHDRGAGGTFVAFDETVHSARAVRKVHTSRLAAFGSPGRGPVAVVDRNGVALRRRPQSETDPISVATLSATVVAIKSTSCADATLVRAAIDRGVDGIVVEGTGLGNVTAPIGDAVATAIEEGIPVVVTSRCLAGRTSPVYGGDGGGRTLRDHGAIFAGDLATGKARLRLSLAITAASEREFDEPTDEREWIRDAFAGPHEEVSGTND, from the coding sequence ATGAACGTGACCGTTCTCGCGACGGGTGGCACGATCGCGAGCACCGCCGGCGACGACGCTTCCGGGGCGAGTCCGACGAAACGCGGCCGGGAGCTCGTCGAAGCCGTCCCGCCACTTTCGGATCTGGCCGACCTCACCGTCGAGGACGTCGTCCAGGCCCCGAGTTACGAGATGGACGCCGAATCGCTCGAGGCGATCGGCGAGCGCGTGCGGGACCTCGACGCTGACCCGTCGGTCGACGCCGTCGTCGTGACCCACGGCACCGACACGATGGAAGAGACCGCCTACTACGTGGATATCGTCGTCCAGCCCAAGACGCCGGTCGTCCTGACAGGTGCCCAGCGACGGCCGGACGAGGTGAGTGCGGACGGCCCGTCGAACCTGCTGACGGCGGTCCGGGCCGCGCGGGCGTTCCGCGACCACGACCGCGGAGCCGGCGGTACCTTCGTCGCGTTCGACGAAACCGTACACTCGGCGCGTGCGGTTCGGAAAGTCCACACCTCCCGACTCGCGGCGTTCGGCTCCCCCGGTCGCGGGCCGGTCGCCGTCGTCGACCGCAACGGGGTCGCGCTCCGCCGACGGCCCCAGAGCGAGACGGACCCGATTTCAGTAGCCACACTATCAGCCACTGTCGTCGCGATCAAGAGCACCAGTTGTGCGGACGCCACGCTCGTCCGGGCCGCGATCGACCGCGGCGTCGACGGTATCGTCGTGGAAGGGACTGGCCTCGGCAACGTGACCGCCCCGATCGGCGACGCGGTCGCGACGGCGATCGAGGAGGGGATTCCGGTCGTCGTCACGTCCCGCTGTCTCGCTGGACGAACGTCGCCGGTCTACGGCGGCGACGGCGGCGGGCGGACCCTTCGCGACCACGGGGCGATCTTCGCCGGCGACCTCGCGACCGGAAAGGCCCGACTCAGGCTCTCGCTGGCGATCACCGCGGCGAGTGAGCGCGAGTTCGACGAGCCGACAGACGAGCGCGAGTGGATCCGAGACGCGTTCGCCGGACCGCACGAGGAAGTGAGCGGGACGAACGACTAG
- a CDS encoding PfkB family carbohydrate kinase: MTDGALAERLATDATEPRIVTLPDGSVDTYYDVFDERGERISTRDAFADRLGRGNHESVPLEQLSRESGGQAVNMAKQAHALNAETVCYGHLDDPVFDDLPMETHSMGEPAHVSIFSFDDEDLLLAERSPAVANWSLADLEAASPDPTVGDALDADAICCGNWASVDGLARALETLAAVPLEAGTLVLDPGSIRRRPRGEALSLLDALGRLDERTDVVLSVNETEFGGLVERVEDGSVQADGDRGRLDRVRESAGVSAVVVHAVDAAMAATRGGVRRVETLEVDRPVRRTGAGDRFSAGLAVGRASGWDWETALALGNACAAYAVETASTGTRADLRSFVARRRS, from the coding sequence ATGACCGACGGCGCGCTCGCCGAGCGACTCGCGACCGACGCGACAGAACCTCGGATCGTCACGCTCCCCGACGGCAGCGTGGACACCTACTACGACGTGTTCGACGAGCGCGGCGAACGGATTTCGACGCGCGACGCGTTCGCCGACCGGCTCGGTCGCGGGAACCACGAGTCCGTACCGCTCGAGCAACTCTCCCGCGAGAGTGGCGGACAAGCGGTGAACATGGCGAAGCAGGCTCACGCCCTGAACGCGGAGACGGTGTGCTACGGCCACCTCGACGACCCCGTCTTCGACGACCTCCCGATGGAAACCCACTCGATGGGAGAGCCGGCGCACGTCTCGATCTTCTCGTTCGACGACGAGGACCTCCTGCTCGCGGAGCGGTCGCCGGCCGTTGCAAACTGGTCGCTCGCGGATCTCGAGGCGGCGAGCCCCGACCCAACGGTCGGCGACGCCCTCGACGCGGACGCGATCTGCTGTGGCAACTGGGCGTCGGTCGACGGCCTCGCCCGCGCGTTGGAGACGCTCGCCGCGGTCCCGCTCGAGGCAGGAACGCTCGTTCTCGATCCCGGTTCGATCCGGCGTCGCCCCCGAGGCGAGGCGCTCTCGCTCCTCGACGCGCTCGGACGGCTAGACGAGCGGACCGATGTCGTCCTCAGCGTGAACGAGACGGAGTTCGGCGGACTCGTCGAGCGAGTCGAGGACGGGTCGGTCCAGGCGGACGGCGATCGGGGGCGGCTGGATCGAGTCCGTGAGAGTGCCGGCGTCTCGGCCGTCGTCGTCCACGCCGTCGACGCGGCGATGGCCGCGACGCGGGGTGGCGTTCGGCGCGTTGAGACGCTAGAGGTCGATCGACCGGTTCGGCGAACGGGCGCCGGCGACCGGTTCAGCGCCGGTCTCGCGGTCGGCCGCGCCAGCGGCTGGGACTGGGAGACGGCACTCGCTCTGGGCAACGCGTGCGCGGCGTACGCGGTCGAGACGGCTTCGACCGGGACTCGGGCGGACCTGCGATCGTTCGTGGCGCGGAGGAGGTCGTGA